The following proteins are encoded in a genomic region of Brachypodium distachyon strain Bd21 chromosome 1, Brachypodium_distachyon_v3.0, whole genome shotgun sequence:
- the LOC100826307 gene encoding pentatricopeptide repeat-containing protein At3g29230, with the protein MEQRLLEILRSLKFRHHLWQTHAQILVRGLAANPRLLPALVSAAFSVSSPSQAAAVLRAASAAATTVAHNTLIERLTKLRGRGPEDALTAYTAMRAVEVPPNGFTFTFLLRACEFSRILPLCRRIHGQILKCGFGRDVVVQNALLDVYHKCSNPGYVGDARQVFDEMIEKDVISWNSIVGVYMSSGDVKGAMELFEVMPERNVVSWNTVVASFARVGDMASAQAVFDRMPTRNAISWNLMISGYAAGGDVEAARSIFYQTDQKDVVSWTAMISAYAKIGNLDLAKELFDQMPVKNLVSWNAMITGYNHNSRYDEALRTFQLMMLEGRFRPDEATLVSVVSACAQLGSAEYCSWVSSFIRKNNNDLTVALGNALIDMFAKCGDVGRAQLIFSGMKSRCVITWTTMISGLGFNGQCREALLVYNDMCREGVGLDDTVFIAVLAACSHGGFLHEGWSIFRQMVELHGIKPRMEHYGCIVDLLGRAGKLQEAIQFIECMPVNPSVVVWVTLLSSCIAHGDAELIEYVSKKIVEIEPFSSSYQVLVSNCGALKERWDCVTDARTIMRDFGMEKVPGSSSIQVDREVHEFLAKDTRHHLRKEIYETIDGLTALIRHTDMPPWTNYFNAL; encoded by the coding sequence ATGGAGCAACGACTTCTGGAAATCCTTCGATCCCTTAAATTCCGCCACCACCTGTGGCAAACCCACGCCCAGATCCTCGTCCGCGGCCTAGCTGCGAACCCCCGCCTACTCCCGGCGCTCGTCTCCGCCGCATTCTCTGTGTCCTCTCCGAGCCAAGCCGCCGCGGTGCTCCGCGCCGCCTCTGCTGCCGCCACCACCGTCGCGCACAACACCCTCATCGAGCGCCTCACCAAACTCCGAGGCCGTGGCCCAGAGGACGCTCTCACCGCCTACACTGCAATGCGCGCGGTGGAAGTGCCGCCCAACGGGTTCACTTTCACCTTCCTGCTCCGGGCTTGCGAGTTCTCAAGGATCCTGCCGCTGTGCAGGCGCATCCACGGCCAGATCCTGAAGTGCGGATTTGGGCGTGACGTAGTCGTGCAGAATGCGCTTCTGGATGTGTACCACAAATGTAGCAATCCTGGGTATGTTGGGGACGCCCGGCaggtgttcgatgaaatgATCGAGAAGGATGTGATTTCTTGGAACTCTATTGTAGGGGTTTACATGTCAAGTGGAGATGTCAAGGGGGCGATGGAGTTGTTTGAGGTCATGCCAGAGAGGAATGTCGTTTCCTGGAACACGGTCGTCGCCTCTTTCGCAAGGGTGGGGGACATGGCATCAGCACAGGCTGTGTTTGACAGGATGCCTACAAGGAATGCCATTTCTTGGAATCTTATGATTTCTGGTTATGCCGCAGGTGGTGATGTGGAGGCTGCAAGATCGATTTTTTATCAGACGGACCAGAAGGATGTTGTTTCATGGACAGCAATGATCTCTGCTTATGCAAAGATTGGGAATCTAGACTTGGCCAAAGAGCTGTTTGATCAAATGCCTGTCAAGAACTTGGTTTCATGGAATGCGATGATAACAGGATATAACCACAACTCGAGGTATGATGAAGCGCTGCGCACATTTCAGCTGATGATGCTTGAGGGAAGGTTCAGACCTGATGAGGCTACATTAGTAAGTGTCGTGTCTGCATGTGCTCAGTTGGGTAGTGCTGAATACTGCAGCTGGGTCAGTTCTTTCATCCGTAAAAACAACAATGATTTAACTGTTGCATTAGGGAATGCTCTCATAGACATGTTTGCAAAGTGCGGGGATGTAGGGAGGGCACAATTAATTTTCAGTGGGATGAAATCAAGATGTGTCATTACATGGACAACGATGATTTCCGGTTTAGGATTTAATGGTCAGTGTAGAGAAGCTCTTTTGGTCTACAACGATATGTGCAGAGAAGGAGTTGGACTTGATGACACAGTCTTCATCgctgttcttgctgcttgtTCTCATGGAGGTTTCCTGCATGAAGGTTGGAGCATCTTTAGACAAATGGTAGAGCTACATGGCATTAAGCCAAGAATGGAGCACTATGGTTGCATAGTGGATCTACTTGGTCGAGCAGGTAAGTTACAGGAGGCAATTCAGTTTATTGAGTGTATGCCTGTTAATCCTAGTGTTGTTGTATGGGTCACTTTGCTTAGTTCTTGTATTGCACATGGTGATGCAGAGCTGATAGAGTATGTCAGTAAGAAAATAGTTGAAATAGAACCATTTAGCTCTAGTTATCAAGTGCTGGTTTCAAATTGTGGCGCCCTGAAGGAAAGATGGGACTGTGTGACCGATGCACGCACAATCATGCGTGATTTTGGAATGGAGAAAGTGCCTGGAAGTAGCTCGATACAGGTAGATAGAGAGGTTCATGAGTTTTTGGCTAAAGACACGAGACATCATCTGAGGAAAGAGATATATGAAACTATTGATGGTTTAACGGCCCTTATCCGACATACAGACATGCCACCTTGGACAAATTATTTCAACGCACTGTAG